One window of the Carnobacterium maltaromaticum DSM 20342 genome contains the following:
- a CDS encoding ROK family protein: protein MAILAFDMGGTAVKYGVWSDGELMAQSNFPTPDTWEQLQAKLIEVKNTLRNEFTLTGVGISAPGSVDTEKGEIGGISAIPYIHHFPIQLAFEELLELPVTIENDANCAALAEIWQGAAKGKKDILFVVIGTGIGGAVIVDGKLHKGKHLYGGEFGIMVLDDGRSFSDLGTAANMAKRYSEHKGSIFTGKEVFDLAEKGETDAVEAVHEFYHYLSLGLFNLQFTLDPEMIVIGGGISEKEELFKEINQRIQTRFEEKELKDFLPVIVPCTHKNDANLVGAVAVFKEKHPAIG from the coding sequence ATGGCTATTTTAGCATTTGATATGGGTGGAACAGCAGTTAAATACGGTGTGTGGTCGGATGGGGAGTTAATGGCACAAAGTAATTTTCCAACACCAGATACTTGGGAACAATTACAAGCAAAATTAATAGAGGTGAAAAATACATTACGGAATGAATTTACACTGACAGGTGTAGGCATTAGCGCACCTGGGTCAGTAGATACGGAGAAAGGGGAAATAGGCGGAATTAGTGCTATCCCATATATTCATCATTTTCCAATCCAACTTGCTTTTGAAGAACTATTGGAGTTGCCTGTTACAATCGAAAATGATGCGAATTGTGCGGCTTTAGCAGAGATTTGGCAAGGAGCAGCAAAAGGCAAAAAGGATATTTTATTTGTTGTGATTGGTACAGGAATTGGCGGCGCAGTGATTGTTGATGGAAAACTTCATAAAGGCAAACATTTGTATGGTGGTGAATTTGGCATTATGGTGTTGGATGATGGGCGCAGCTTCAGTGATTTAGGAACAGCAGCCAATATGGCAAAACGTTATTCTGAACATAAAGGTTCCATTTTTACAGGCAAAGAAGTTTTTGATTTAGCTGAAAAAGGTGAGACAGATGCGGTTGAAGCCGTCCATGAATTTTACCATTATTTAAGTTTAGGTTTATTCAATCTTCAATTTACGTTAGATCCTGAAATGATTGTGATTGGCGGTGGGATTTCTGAAAAAGAAGAGTTGTTTAAAGAAATTAACCAACGCATTCAAACTCGATTTGAGGAAAAAGAATTAAAGGACTTTTTACCAGTAATTGTACCGTGTACGCATAAGAATGATGCCAACTTAGTCGGTGCAGTGGCTGTATTTAAAGAAAAACATCCTGCAATTGGTTAA
- a CDS encoding GH92 family glycosyl hydrolase, producing the protein MLQYVDTRQGTNNVHSYSNGNTLPYTTVPFGMNHYVVQTNHEGSWFFNPNHRVFQGIRVSHQPSPWMGDFASFLMTPIAGFHMKGDIFSYQSSYRPEEAIYQPHYLKIKQARYNITTELTATERGGQMRMTYATKEQPGFILNAKGNSWYKLDSETSTLTGFINNFSGCLDEKFGIYFTLTFDHKIDLSQTGYFSENEFLTASEMTGADQHFIIRFLDATEKTVIANFSTSYISIEQAELNFSRENQLGFNEMKEQAANRWNHYLTKIIVTDSDTEKVKTFYTCLYRMFLFPQKFYELDENNDPIHYNTTAKKVDKGILYTNNGFWDTYRTVYPLYSLIAPDEYREMLEGFLTSYHEAGYLPKWLSPDERGMMPGTLIDAVIADAAVKGVISREMTESLLEAMLKAATKQSTSSIYGRQGTADYLKYGYVPTTHHESVNHTQDYAYSDYCISQVADVLGKRELANTYRKSALNYRNIFDAKTGFMRGKDVDGNFRSEFNLLDWGLDNTEGSAWQNSFAVYQDFQGLINEYGSKEAFTKKITELCNTEPRFDVLGYGFEIHEMSEMAAVDYGQVAISNQPSFHIPYLFNYAGEPASTQVVVKQIMSRLFNSGFDGYPGDEDNGSMAGWFVFSSMGFYPVTPGSGEYVRGIPLFDSVEIQLANGKKVSITTENNNPQSNFVADFKLNQSEYQKLFITHDDLMAGATLDIKLGLAPVYREYSKDELPFSIQK; encoded by the coding sequence CGGTATGAACCACTATGTTGTTCAAACAAATCATGAAGGCAGCTGGTTTTTCAATCCCAATCATCGTGTTTTTCAAGGTATTCGGGTTTCTCACCAACCGAGTCCGTGGATGGGAGACTTTGCTTCTTTCTTAATGACACCGATTGCAGGTTTCCATATGAAAGGTGATATCTTTAGTTACCAAAGTTCATATCGACCTGAAGAAGCTATTTATCAACCCCATTATTTAAAAATCAAACAAGCTCGCTACAATATTACAACTGAATTAACAGCAACTGAACGTGGTGGTCAGATGCGAATGACTTATGCAACAAAGGAACAACCAGGCTTTATTTTAAATGCTAAAGGTAATAGTTGGTATAAGTTGGATTCAGAAACATCGACTTTAACTGGTTTTATTAATAATTTTTCAGGCTGTTTAGATGAAAAATTCGGCATTTATTTCACACTAACTTTTGATCATAAAATTGATCTAAGTCAAACTGGCTATTTTTCTGAAAATGAATTTTTAACAGCTTCTGAAATGACTGGTGCAGATCAACACTTTATTATTCGTTTTCTAGATGCTACTGAGAAAACAGTTATCGCGAATTTTTCAACTTCTTATATTAGTATTGAACAAGCAGAACTTAATTTTAGTCGTGAAAATCAGCTAGGATTTAACGAGATGAAAGAGCAAGCAGCCAATCGTTGGAATCACTATTTAACGAAAATTATCGTGACGGACTCCGATACAGAAAAGGTTAAAACTTTTTATACTTGCCTGTATCGAATGTTTCTTTTTCCACAAAAATTTTATGAATTAGATGAAAATAACGACCCAATTCATTACAATACAACTGCTAAAAAGGTTGATAAAGGGATTCTTTATACCAATAACGGTTTCTGGGATACTTATCGAACTGTTTATCCATTATATTCCTTAATTGCACCTGATGAATACAGAGAAATGTTAGAAGGTTTCTTAACCTCTTATCATGAAGCTGGGTATTTACCAAAATGGTTATCTCCAGATGAACGAGGTATGATGCCAGGAACATTGATTGATGCTGTAATTGCTGATGCAGCTGTTAAAGGTGTTATTTCCCGGGAAATGACAGAGTCTTTATTAGAGGCGATGTTAAAAGCTGCTACGAAACAAAGCACCTCTTCCATCTATGGTCGACAAGGAACCGCAGATTACTTGAAATACGGGTATGTTCCAACAACCCATCATGAAAGTGTTAATCATACACAAGATTATGCTTACAGTGATTACTGTATTAGCCAAGTTGCAGATGTTTTAGGTAAAAGAGAATTGGCTAATACTTATCGGAAAAGCGCCTTGAATTATCGGAATATTTTTGATGCTAAAACAGGATTTATGCGTGGAAAAGATGTGGATGGAAACTTCCGCAGTGAATTTAATTTATTGGATTGGGGTTTAGATAATACTGAAGGAAGTGCATGGCAGAACAGTTTTGCTGTTTACCAAGATTTCCAAGGGTTGATTAATGAGTATGGTTCAAAAGAAGCCTTCACAAAAAAAATAACTGAACTTTGTAACACTGAACCACGCTTTGATGTGCTTGGTTATGGTTTTGAAATTCATGAAATGAGCGAAATGGCTGCTGTGGATTATGGACAAGTTGCGATTTCAAATCAACCAAGCTTCCATATTCCTTATCTCTTTAACTATGCAGGTGAGCCCGCTTCTACACAGGTAGTAGTCAAACAAATTATGTCCCGCTTATTTAATAGTGGTTTTGATGGCTATCCAGGAGATGAAGATAATGGTAGTATGGCTGGTTGGTTTGTCTTTAGCTCAATGGGCTTTTACCCAGTGACTCCTGGTAGTGGTGAATATGTTAGAGGAATCCCGTTATTTGACTCTGTTGAAATCCAGTTAGCTAACGGAAAAAAAGTTAGCATTACGACGGAAAATAACAATCCACAATCGAATTTTGTGGCTGATTTTAAATTAAATCAGTCTGAGTATCAAAAATTATTTATTACTCATGACGATTTAATGGCTGGAGCAACTCTTGATATTAAACTTGGCTTAGCTCCTGTTTATCGCGAGTATTCAAAAGATGAGTTGCCTTTTTCTATTCAGAAATAA